Proteins from a single region of Streptomyces glaucescens:
- a CDS encoding hemolysin family protein: MTVVQLLIGLATLVVNAFFVGAEFALISVRRSQIEPYAEQGDRRARSVLWGLRHVSALMAAAQLGITLCTLVLGVVAEPAIAHLLEPAFHAMGVPSGAGHAVSFVIALTLATYLHMLLGEMVPKNIALAEPVRSALFLGPPLVTLSRALRPVIFTVNAFANGLLKLLGIHTRDEVTSTFSDAELARLVKDSGAAGLIDDRAQERLHDALELGRRPVRDVVLPLERVVYARVGVTPEELEDLSAESGFSRFPVVDEGRRIVGYLHVKDALDASPREVPFRLRDMRPIARVREATPLDDVLTAMRRSRTHLAAVLGADGRLAGLVTMEDVLRELFGQRA; the protein is encoded by the coding sequence ATGACCGTCGTACAGCTGCTGATCGGTCTGGCGACCCTGGTCGTCAACGCCTTCTTCGTGGGCGCCGAGTTCGCGCTGATCTCGGTGCGCCGCTCGCAGATCGAACCGTACGCCGAACAGGGCGACCGGCGGGCCAGGAGCGTGCTGTGGGGTCTGCGGCACGTGTCCGCGCTGATGGCCGCCGCACAGCTCGGGATCACCCTGTGCACGCTGGTCCTGGGCGTGGTCGCGGAACCGGCCATCGCGCACCTGCTGGAGCCCGCCTTCCACGCGATGGGCGTGCCGAGCGGTGCCGGGCACGCGGTGTCGTTCGTCATCGCGCTGACCCTGGCGACGTACCTGCACATGCTGCTGGGCGAGATGGTGCCGAAGAACATCGCACTGGCCGAGCCGGTGCGCAGCGCGCTGTTCCTCGGGCCGCCGCTGGTGACGCTGTCGCGGGCGCTGCGGCCGGTGATCTTCACGGTGAACGCCTTCGCCAACGGCCTGCTGAAGCTGCTGGGCATCCACACCCGGGACGAGGTGACGTCGACCTTCTCGGACGCCGAGCTGGCCCGGCTGGTCAAGGACTCCGGTGCGGCGGGGCTCATCGACGACCGGGCGCAGGAGCGCCTGCACGACGCGCTGGAGCTGGGCCGGCGGCCGGTGCGCGACGTCGTCCTGCCCCTGGAGCGCGTGGTCTACGCGCGCGTGGGCGTCACCCCGGAGGAGCTGGAGGACCTCTCGGCCGAGTCGGGCTTCTCCCGCTTCCCCGTGGTCGACGAGGGCCGCCGGATCGTCGGCTACCTCCACGTGAAGGACGCCCTGGACGCCTCCCCGCGCGAGGTGCCCTTCCGGCTGCGCGACATGCGGCCCATCGCCCGGGTGCGGGAGGCGACCCCGCTGGACGACGTCCTGACCGCGATGCGCCGCAGCCGCACCCACCTGGCGGCGGTGCTGGGCGCGGACGGCCGGCTGGCGGGGCTGGTGACGATGGAGGACGTGCTGCGGGAGCTGTTCGGTCAGCGGGCCTGA
- a CDS encoding hemolysin family protein — protein sequence MTEVLLLLAAIALSLICGAFVAAEFSLTTVERGDLEAAAERGERGAAGALKAVRNLTFQLSGAQLGITVTNLVVGMLAEPSIARLIAGPLRGLGVSASTASSIALVIGTALSTVFLMVVGELVPKNWAISSPLAVAKRVGNAQRWFSALFRPFITHLNNTANRVVRRFGVEPAEELASARGPQELAALARHSAREGALEPDTAELFVRTLNLADLTAENVMTPRVQVIALDAQATCEDVANATRATGLSRFPVYRGTLDSVVGTAHIKDVLAVPAERRPRVPVSELMREPLLVPETLTVDRLLDRLSGRRTMAVVIDEYGGTAGVATLEDIVEEVVGEVRDEHDPHETPDLAPAGTDEDGHALYSADGAARTDQLARVGLRTPDGPYETLAGLIAAELGRIPAVGDVVLVDGWRLEVVDASGRRAARVLLHAPLDDQKGARA from the coding sequence ATGACCGAAGTGCTCCTCCTGCTGGCGGCCATCGCGCTGTCGCTGATCTGCGGCGCCTTCGTCGCGGCCGAGTTCTCGCTGACCACGGTCGAGCGCGGCGACCTGGAGGCCGCGGCCGAACGCGGTGAGCGCGGCGCGGCAGGCGCGCTCAAGGCCGTCCGCAACCTGACCTTCCAGCTCTCCGGCGCGCAGCTCGGCATCACCGTCACCAACCTGGTGGTCGGCATGCTCGCCGAGCCGTCGATCGCCCGGCTGATCGCGGGCCCGCTGCGCGGCCTCGGCGTCTCCGCATCCACGGCCTCGTCGATCGCCCTGGTGATCGGCACCGCGCTGTCGACGGTGTTCCTGATGGTGGTGGGCGAGCTGGTGCCGAAGAACTGGGCCATCTCCTCCCCGCTCGCCGTCGCCAAGCGGGTGGGCAACGCCCAGCGCTGGTTCAGCGCGCTGTTCCGGCCGTTCATCACCCACCTCAACAACACCGCCAACCGCGTGGTGCGCCGCTTCGGCGTCGAGCCCGCCGAGGAGCTGGCCTCCGCGCGCGGTCCGCAGGAACTCGCCGCGCTGGCCCGGCACTCGGCCCGGGAGGGCGCCCTGGAGCCGGACACCGCCGAGCTGTTCGTGCGGACCCTGAACCTCGCCGACCTGACCGCGGAGAACGTGATGACCCCGCGGGTCCAGGTGATCGCCCTCGACGCCCAGGCCACCTGCGAGGACGTGGCGAACGCCACCCGGGCGACCGGGCTGTCCCGGTTCCCGGTCTACCGCGGCACCCTGGACTCCGTCGTGGGCACCGCGCACATCAAGGACGTCCTGGCCGTCCCCGCCGAGCGCCGGCCCAGGGTGCCCGTCTCGGAGCTGATGCGCGAGCCGCTGCTGGTGCCGGAGACGCTGACCGTCGACCGGCTGCTGGACCGGCTGTCCGGCCGGCGCACGATGGCCGTGGTCATCGACGAGTACGGCGGCACGGCGGGGGTCGCCACCCTGGAGGACATCGTCGAGGAGGTCGTCGGCGAGGTCCGCGACGAGCACGACCCGCACGAGACCCCGGACCTGGCCCCGGCCGGCACCGACGAGGACGGCCACGCGCTGTACTCCGCGGACGGGGCGGCCCGCACCGACCAGCTGGCCCGGGTGGGCCTGCGGACGCCGGACGGGCCGTACGAGACGCTGGCCGGGCTGATCGCCGCCGAGCTGGGCCGGATCCCGGCCGTCGGGGACGTGGTGCTGGTCGACGGCTGGCGGCTGGAAGTGGTGGACGCCTCCGGGCGCAGGGCGGCGCGGGTGCTGCTGCACGCGCCGCTGGACGACCAGAAGGGGGCGCGGGCATGA
- the purB gene encoding adenylosuccinate lyase → MTSAPAKPRIPNVLAGRYASTELATLWSPEQKVKLERQLWLAVLRAQKDLGIEVPDEAISDYERVLDTVDLASIAEREKVTRHDVKARIEEFNDLAGHEHVHKGMTSRDLTENVEQLQIRLSLELMRDRTVAVLARLGKLSAEYAELVMAGRSHNVAAQATTLGKRFATAADELLVAYGRVEELLGRYPLRGIKGPVGTAQDMLDLLGGDAAKLAELEGRIAAHLGFSQAFTSVGQVYPRSLDYEVVTALVQLAAAPSSLARTIRLMAGHELVTEGFKPGQVGSSAMPHKMNTRSCERVNGLMVILRGYASMTGELAGDQWNEGDVSCSVVRRVALPDAFFALDGLLETFLTVLDEFGAFPAVVARELDRYLPFLATTKVLMGAVRAGVGREVAHEAIKENAVASALAMREQGAERNELLDKLAADERIPLDRAALDALMADKLSFTGAAANQVGAVVARIEEIVKQHPEAAGYTPGAIL, encoded by the coding sequence GTGACTTCAGCGCCCGCCAAGCCCCGCATCCCGAACGTCCTCGCCGGACGCTACGCCTCCACCGAGCTCGCCACGCTCTGGTCGCCCGAGCAGAAGGTGAAGCTGGAGCGTCAGCTCTGGCTCGCCGTGCTGCGGGCCCAGAAGGACCTCGGGATCGAGGTGCCGGACGAGGCGATCAGCGACTACGAGCGTGTCCTCGACACCGTCGACCTCGCCTCCATCGCCGAGCGCGAGAAGGTCACCCGGCACGACGTGAAGGCGCGGATCGAGGAGTTCAACGACCTCGCCGGGCACGAGCACGTGCACAAGGGCATGACCTCCCGCGACCTCACCGAGAACGTCGAGCAGCTCCAGATCCGGCTCTCCCTGGAGCTGATGCGCGACCGTACGGTCGCCGTGCTCGCCCGTCTCGGCAAGCTGTCCGCCGAGTACGCCGAACTGGTCATGGCCGGCCGCTCGCACAACGTCGCCGCGCAGGCCACCACCCTCGGCAAGCGCTTCGCGACCGCCGCCGACGAGCTGCTGGTGGCCTACGGCCGGGTCGAGGAACTGCTCGGCCGCTACCCGCTGCGCGGCATCAAGGGCCCGGTCGGCACCGCCCAGGACATGCTGGACCTGCTCGGCGGGGACGCCGCGAAGCTCGCGGAGCTGGAGGGCCGGATCGCCGCGCACCTCGGCTTCTCGCAGGCCTTCACCTCGGTCGGCCAGGTCTACCCGCGCTCCCTGGACTACGAGGTCGTCACCGCGCTGGTGCAGCTGGCCGCGGCGCCCTCGTCGCTGGCGCGGACGATCCGCCTGATGGCGGGGCACGAGCTGGTCACCGAGGGCTTCAAGCCCGGCCAGGTCGGCTCCTCGGCGATGCCGCACAAGATGAACACCCGCTCCTGCGAGCGCGTCAACGGCCTCATGGTCATCCTGCGCGGCTACGCCTCGATGACGGGCGAGCTGGCCGGTGACCAATGGAACGAGGGCGACGTGTCGTGCTCGGTGGTGCGCCGCGTCGCGCTGCCCGACGCGTTCTTCGCGCTCGACGGCCTGCTGGAGACGTTCCTGACCGTGCTCGACGAGTTCGGTGCCTTCCCGGCCGTCGTCGCCCGTGAGCTGGACCGCTACCTGCCGTTCCTCGCCACGACCAAGGTGCTGATGGGCGCGGTGCGCGCGGGCGTCGGCCGTGAGGTCGCGCACGAGGCCATCAAGGAGAACGCCGTCGCCTCCGCGCTCGCCATGCGCGAGCAGGGTGCCGAGCGCAACGAACTCCTCGACAAGCTGGCCGCCGACGAGCGCATCCCGCTCGACCGCGCCGCGCTGGACGCGCTGATGGCCGACAAGCTGTCCTTCACGGGCGCCGCCGCCAACCAGGTCGGCGCCGTCGTCGCCCGGATCGAGGAGATCGTGAAGCAGCACCCGGAGGCCGCGGGCTACACGCCCGGGGCCATCCTCTGA
- a CDS encoding SGNH/GDSL hydrolase family protein, with protein sequence MQKNSPPTHASLVAVGDSFTEGMSDLMPDGTYRGWADLLAARMAARTPGFRYANLAVRGKLIGQIVDEQVDVAAAMGADVITLVGGLNDTLRPKCDMGRVRGLLEEAVEKLAPACEQLVLMRSPGRQGPVLERFRPRMEELFACIDRLAARHGALVVDLYAAPSLADPRLWDVDRLHLTADGHRRVAEAVWQSLGYEPEDPDWHVPPPATAPPGWATRRVADLRFTRQHLLPWIGRRLTGRSSGDGRPPKRPDLLPYETAADTGT encoded by the coding sequence ATGCAGAAGAACTCCCCTCCCACGCACGCCAGCCTGGTCGCGGTCGGCGACTCCTTCACCGAGGGCATGTCGGACCTGATGCCCGACGGCACCTACCGGGGCTGGGCGGATCTGCTCGCCGCGCGGATGGCCGCCCGCACCCCCGGCTTCCGGTACGCCAACCTGGCGGTGCGCGGCAAGCTCATCGGGCAGATCGTCGACGAGCAGGTGGACGTGGCCGCCGCCATGGGCGCCGATGTGATCACCCTGGTCGGCGGCCTCAACGACACCCTGCGGCCCAAGTGCGACATGGGCCGGGTGCGGGGTCTGCTGGAGGAGGCCGTCGAGAAGCTGGCGCCCGCCTGCGAGCAGCTGGTGCTGATGCGCAGCCCCGGCCGGCAGGGGCCCGTCCTGGAGCGGTTCCGGCCGCGCATGGAGGAGCTGTTCGCCTGCATCGACCGGCTCGCGGCCCGGCACGGCGCGCTCGTCGTCGACCTGTACGCCGCCCCCTCGCTGGCCGACCCGCGGCTGTGGGACGTGGACCGGCTGCACCTGACGGCCGACGGGCACCGGCGGGTCGCCGAGGCGGTGTGGCAGTCCCTGGGCTACGAGCCGGAGGACCCGGACTGGCACGTCCCGCCGCCGGCCACCGCCCCGCCCGGCTGGGCCACCCGCCGGGTCGCCGACCTCCGCTTCACCCGGCAGCACTTGCTGCCGTGGATCGGACGGCGGCTGACCGGCCGCTCCTCCGGGGACGGCCGTCCGCCGAAGCGGCCCGACCTGCTGCCCTACGAGACGGCGGCCGACACGGGAACGTGA
- a CDS encoding ABC transporter permease, with amino-acid sequence MLKATLRSFLAHKGRLLLSALAVVLSVAFVAGSLIFSDTVSRTFDRLFASSAADVTVGPRQNLDEALPSGATATLPAALAARVARVDGVAAARAEAEVEDITVVDARNESVSPRTGAPTIGGAWDPSGRSPVELGSGRAPRGPGEALLDARTADRADVRIGDTVTVVAPPGSFRARVVGTVTFTTANPGTALLFVDPGTARTKLLGDAGAATSITVDAAPGVSDATLKRRVADALGADRYVYRTAGEQAQSDVQELGGFLDVIKYVMVGFAGVAVLVGVFLIVNTFSMLIAQRTRELGLLRALGADRRQVRRSVLTEALLLGLVGATLGLVSGIALAAGLIELMGLLGMGIDTAGMVIGWVTPVTAYAVGVGVTFVAAYLPARRAAAVSPMAALSDAEVAGVGRPLRLRALAGAVVGAAGAAALAGCAAAADTGSAASLLGAGIVLTLVATVIAGPLLVRPVIRVLGAAFPALFGPVGLMSQRNALRNPRRTGATAAALMVGLALVGGLSVASVSMTESFDRQIDRTLGADYVVQSGNFTPFPREITEAVRRTEGVGLVVRSAFTPVAVRLPDGDRVETTAAGYEPRLDEVANIDYARGGTASALAAGRLGMDADFAREHGVRVGSVLPVEFRGGRTAELTVGALTDQESAEGFGTTGGIYFGLGTVERYAPGGQDAAVYVNAAAGTDDDELRAALERTLDPYPQVQVRDLADYKQLVRDQIAVLLYLVYALLGLAIVIAVLGVVNTLALSVVERTREIGLLRAIGLGRRQLRRMIRLESVVIAVFGAVLGLALGLLWGLCTQQVLALQGMTALAIPWGTIVAVVVGSAVIGVVAALLPALRASRMNVLAAIAHE; translated from the coding sequence GTGCTGAAGGCGACGCTCAGGAGCTTCCTCGCGCACAAGGGCCGGCTGCTGCTCTCGGCGCTCGCGGTGGTGCTGTCCGTGGCGTTCGTGGCGGGCAGCCTGATCTTCTCGGACACCGTCAGCCGTACCTTCGACCGGCTGTTCGCCTCGTCGGCGGCCGATGTCACGGTCGGCCCGAGGCAGAACCTCGACGAGGCGTTGCCCTCCGGGGCCACCGCCACCCTGCCCGCCGCGCTCGCCGCCCGGGTGGCCCGGGTCGACGGGGTGGCCGCGGCGCGCGCGGAGGCGGAGGTGGAGGACATCACGGTCGTCGACGCGCGGAACGAGTCGGTCAGTCCCAGGACCGGCGCCCCCACCATCGGCGGCGCCTGGGACCCGAGCGGCCGCAGCCCCGTGGAGCTCGGCTCCGGGCGCGCCCCGCGCGGTCCCGGCGAGGCGCTGCTGGACGCGCGGACCGCGGACCGCGCGGACGTGCGGATCGGCGACACCGTGACCGTGGTCGCGCCGCCGGGATCGTTCCGGGCGCGGGTCGTCGGGACCGTCACCTTCACCACCGCCAACCCCGGCACGGCCCTGCTGTTCGTGGACCCGGGCACCGCCCGGACGAAGCTGCTCGGTGACGCCGGCGCGGCCACCTCCATCACCGTCGACGCGGCGCCCGGGGTGAGCGACGCGACGCTGAAGCGGCGGGTGGCCGACGCGCTGGGCGCCGACCGCTACGTGTACCGGACAGCAGGTGAACAGGCCCAGTCGGACGTCCAGGAGCTGGGCGGATTCCTCGACGTCATCAAGTACGTGATGGTCGGCTTCGCCGGGGTCGCCGTGCTCGTGGGCGTGTTCCTCATCGTGAACACCTTCTCGATGCTGATCGCCCAGCGCACCCGCGAGCTGGGGCTGCTGCGCGCGCTCGGCGCCGACCGGCGCCAGGTGCGCCGCTCGGTGCTGACCGAGGCGCTGCTGCTCGGCCTGGTCGGCGCCACGCTGGGCCTGGTCTCCGGCATCGCGCTGGCCGCGGGGCTGATCGAGCTGATGGGCCTGCTCGGCATGGGCATCGACACCGCCGGGATGGTGATCGGCTGGGTGACCCCGGTGACGGCGTACGCCGTCGGGGTCGGTGTCACCTTCGTGGCGGCCTACCTGCCCGCCCGGCGCGCGGCGGCCGTGTCGCCGATGGCGGCGCTCTCGGACGCGGAGGTCGCCGGGGTGGGCCGCCCGCTGCGGCTGCGCGCGCTGGCCGGCGCGGTCGTCGGCGCGGCCGGGGCGGCCGCGCTCGCGGGCTGTGCGGCGGCGGCCGACACCGGCTCGGCGGCGTCGCTGCTCGGCGCCGGGATCGTGCTGACCCTGGTCGCGACCGTCATCGCGGGGCCGCTGCTGGTGCGGCCGGTGATCCGCGTGCTGGGCGCGGCGTTCCCGGCCCTGTTCGGGCCGGTGGGGCTGATGAGCCAGCGCAACGCCCTGCGCAATCCGCGCCGTACGGGGGCCACGGCGGCCGCCCTCATGGTGGGGCTCGCGCTGGTCGGCGGGCTGTCGGTGGCCAGCGTCTCGATGACCGAGTCGTTCGACCGGCAGATCGACCGGACGCTGGGCGCGGACTACGTCGTCCAGAGCGGCAACTTCACACCGTTCCCCCGGGAGATCACCGAGGCGGTGCGCCGCACCGAGGGGGTCGGTCTGGTGGTGCGCTCGGCGTTCACCCCGGTCGCGGTGCGGCTGCCGGACGGCGACCGGGTGGAGACGACCGCGGCGGGCTACGAGCCGCGGCTCGACGAGGTCGCCAACATCGACTACGCGCGGGGCGGCACGGCGTCCGCGCTCGCCGCAGGGCGGCTGGGGATGGACGCGGACTTCGCGCGCGAGCACGGGGTGCGGGTCGGCAGCGTGCTGCCGGTGGAGTTCCGGGGCGGGCGGACGGCCGAGCTGACCGTGGGCGCGCTGACCGACCAGGAGTCCGCCGAGGGTTTCGGCACCACCGGCGGGATCTACTTCGGCCTGGGCACGGTGGAGCGGTACGCGCCGGGCGGGCAGGACGCCGCCGTCTACGTGAACGCCGCGGCGGGCACGGACGACGACGAGCTGCGGGCCGCGCTGGAGCGGACCCTCGATCCGTACCCGCAGGTGCAGGTGCGCGACCTGGCGGACTACAAGCAGCTCGTCCGCGACCAGATCGCCGTCCTGCTCTACCTCGTCTACGCCCTGCTCGGGCTCGCGATCGTCATCGCGGTGCTCGGAGTGGTCAACACCCTGGCCCTGTCGGTGGTGGAGCGGACGCGGGAGATCGGGCTGCTGCGCGCCATCGGGCTGGGGCGGCGGCAGCTGCGGCGGATGATCCGGCTGGAGTCGGTGGTGATCGCGGTGTTCGGGGCGGTGCTCGGGCTCGCGCTCGGGCTGCTGTGGGGGCTGTGCACCCAGCAGGTGCTGGCCCTGCAGGGCATGACGGCGCTGGCGATCCCCTGGGGCACGATCGTCGCCGTGGTGGTGGGGTCGGCGGTGATCGGCGTGGTGGCGGCCCTGCTGCCGGCGCTGCGCGCCTCCCGGATGAACGTCCTGGCGGCCATCGCCCACGAGTGA
- a CDS encoding ABC transporter ATP-binding protein, translating into MTSIDVRDLSKEYGTRRAVDHLTFTVAPGRVTGFLGPNGAGKSTTMRLVLGLDRPTSGTATVGGRPYTELREPLREVGALLDAHAAHGSRTGRDHLRTLAASNRIPVSRVDEVLAGTGLTAAARRRVRTYSLGMRQRLGIAAALLGDPPVIMLDEPSNGLDPEGIIWIRALLRRLAAEGRTVLVSSHLMNETASFADHLVVLGRGRLLADMPMRAFIDARVQPAVRVRSTDDAALRDLLARHGHDAAPGEDGGWVVRRARVEDIGRLASGAGLPLLELTAQEGTLEQAYLDLTAAETEFTAQRQEA; encoded by the coding sequence ATGACCAGCATCGACGTCCGAGACCTCAGCAAGGAGTACGGCACCCGGCGCGCCGTCGACCACCTCACCTTCACCGTCGCGCCCGGCCGGGTCACCGGCTTCCTCGGCCCGAACGGGGCCGGCAAGTCCACCACCATGCGGCTCGTGCTCGGCCTCGACCGGCCGACCTCCGGCACCGCGACCGTCGGCGGCCGCCCCTACACCGAACTGCGCGAGCCGCTGCGTGAAGTCGGCGCCCTGCTCGACGCCCACGCCGCGCACGGCTCGCGCACCGGCCGCGACCATCTGCGCACCCTCGCCGCGAGCAACCGCATCCCGGTGTCCCGCGTGGACGAGGTGCTGGCCGGGACGGGACTCACGGCGGCCGCCCGACGCCGGGTCAGGACGTACTCCCTGGGCATGCGCCAGCGCCTGGGCATCGCGGCCGCCCTGCTCGGCGACCCACCCGTGATCATGCTGGACGAGCCGTCCAACGGTCTCGACCCCGAGGGCATCATCTGGATCCGCGCACTGCTGCGCCGGCTCGCCGCCGAGGGCCGTACGGTCCTGGTCTCCAGCCACCTGATGAACGAGACCGCGTCCTTCGCCGACCACCTGGTGGTCCTCGGCCGGGGGCGGCTGCTCGCCGACATGCCGATGCGCGCCTTCATCGACGCGCGCGTGCAGCCCGCCGTCCGGGTGCGCAGCACCGACGACGCCGCGCTGCGGGACCTCCTCGCCCGGCACGGCCACGACGCCGCTCCCGGCGAGGACGGCGGCTGGGTCGTGCGCCGCGCGCGCGTGGAGGACATCGGCCGCCTCGCCTCCGGGGCAGGCCTGCCCCTCCTCGAACTGACCGCCCAGGAGGGCACCCTGGAGCAGGCCTACCTCGACCTGACCGCCGCCGAGACCGAGTTCACCGCCCAGCGCCAGGAGGCCTGA
- the mug gene encoding G/U mismatch-specific DNA glycosylase — MARFTPAELEAARDRLVPDVVADGLRVLFCGINPGLMTAATGHHFARPGNRFWPVLHLSGFTPRLLKPAEQRELLSYGLGITNVVPRATARADELTAEEYREGGRQLAVKVARLRPRWLAVVGVTAYRAAFDDRKAQVGPQERVIGDTRVWVLPNPSGLNAHWTAQTMAEEFARLRAAAQD, encoded by the coding sequence ATGGCCCGCTTCACCCCCGCGGAGCTGGAGGCCGCCCGCGACCGGCTCGTGCCGGACGTCGTCGCGGACGGCCTCCGCGTGCTGTTCTGCGGCATCAACCCCGGTCTGATGACCGCCGCGACCGGCCACCACTTCGCCCGCCCCGGCAACCGGTTCTGGCCGGTGCTGCACCTGTCCGGGTTCACGCCGCGTCTGCTGAAGCCCGCCGAGCAGCGGGAGCTGCTGTCGTACGGGCTCGGCATCACCAACGTGGTGCCGCGGGCCACGGCCCGGGCCGACGAGCTGACCGCCGAGGAGTACCGCGAGGGCGGGCGGCAGCTCGCGGTGAAGGTGGCGCGGCTGCGCCCGCGCTGGCTCGCGGTGGTCGGGGTGACCGCCTACCGCGCGGCGTTCGACGACCGCAAGGCGCAGGTGGGCCCGCAGGAGCGGGTCATCGGGGACACGCGCGTGTGGGTGCTGCCCAACCCCAGCGGGCTGAACGCCCATTGGACGGCGCAGACGATGGCCGAGGAGTTCGCCCGGCTGCGGGCCGCCGCGCAGGACTGA
- a CDS encoding ABC transporter permease, translated as MPFAPVLHAEWLKIRTLRALYGALAALFAVTTAFSAIAATGSTSDPGFDPLFTAFLGIGPGQIAALSFGALAVSSEFAGGGLRLAFTAVPQRGRWYAAKLTAVAVPAFLVGLVTGAASLVVARAGLGPAADGLTAGQQLRGVTGCGLYLALMALLAAGLTALLRSAVGALGILVPLLLVVSFVLGTSAGGLPEYLPDRAGQVVLHARPEGPLGPWSGLAVTALWTAAVAAAGGRRVWRRDA; from the coding sequence ATGCCGTTCGCCCCCGTCCTGCACGCCGAATGGCTGAAGATCCGCACCCTGCGCGCGCTGTACGGCGCCCTCGCCGCGCTGTTCGCGGTGACGACGGCGTTCTCCGCGATCGCCGCCACCGGCAGCACCTCCGACCCCGGCTTCGACCCCCTGTTCACGGCCTTCCTCGGGATCGGCCCCGGCCAGATCGCGGCCCTGTCCTTCGGCGCCCTCGCCGTCTCCTCCGAGTTCGCCGGCGGCGGACTGCGCCTCGCCTTCACCGCCGTGCCCCAGCGGGGCCGGTGGTACGCGGCCAAGCTGACCGCCGTCGCCGTGCCCGCGTTCCTCGTCGGGCTGGTCACGGGCGCCGCCTCGCTGGTGGTGGCCCGCGCGGGCCTGGGCCCCGCCGCCGACGGGCTCACGGCGGGGCAGCAACTGCGCGGCGTGACCGGCTGCGGCCTCTACCTCGCCCTGATGGCCCTGCTCGCGGCCGGCCTCACCGCCCTGCTGCGCAGCGCCGTCGGCGCGCTCGGCATCCTCGTCCCCCTCCTGCTCGTGGTGTCGTTCGTCCTCGGGACCTCGGCGGGCGGTCTGCCCGAGTACCTGCCCGACCGCGCCGGGCAAGTCGTCCTGCACGCGCGCCCCGAGGGGCCCCTCGGCCCGTGGAGCGGACTCGCGGTGACCGCGCTGTGGACGGCGGCCGTGGCGGCGGCGGGCGGCCGGCGGGTGTGGCGGCGGGACGCCTGA
- a CDS encoding GNAT family N-acetyltransferase — MSELRIRAATADDIDSVLAFWRTAAEGTSISDDRDGVERLVARDPEALILAERPGELVGTVIAGFDGWRCHLYRLAVHPRRRRQGIGTALLAAAEERFVRLGGRRADAMVLTRNETAHHAWGAAGYTAEEHWRRWVKPLTGH, encoded by the coding sequence ATGAGTGAGCTGCGGATACGGGCCGCCACGGCCGACGACATCGACAGCGTGCTGGCCTTCTGGCGGACCGCGGCCGAGGGGACGAGCATCAGTGACGACCGGGACGGGGTGGAGCGGCTGGTGGCCCGGGACCCGGAGGCGCTGATCCTGGCCGAGCGGCCGGGCGAACTGGTGGGCACCGTGATCGCCGGGTTCGACGGGTGGCGGTGCCATCTCTACCGGCTGGCGGTGCACCCGCGGCGGCGCCGGCAGGGCATCGGCACGGCGCTGCTCGCCGCGGCGGAGGAGCGGTTCGTACGGCTGGGCGGGCGCCGCGCGGACGCGATGGTGCTCACCCGGAACGAGACCGCGCACCATGCCTGGGGCGCCGCCGGGTACACGGCGGAGGAACACTGGCGGCGCTGGGTGAAGCCGCTGACCGGACACTGA